In Paroedura picta isolate Pp20150507F chromosome 12, Ppicta_v3.0, whole genome shotgun sequence, one DNA window encodes the following:
- the NR5A1 gene encoding steroidogenic factor 1 isoform X1 has protein sequence MDYSYDEDLDELCPVCGDKVSGYHYGLLTCESCKGFFKRTVQNNKHYTCTETQNCKIDKTQRKRCPYCRFQKCLTVGMRLEAVRADRMRGGRNKFGPMYKRDRALKQQKKALIRANGFKLETAPQIVSPVQADYGLPASLHGVAHPASKGLQPTAMTPVDYERSPYGTPAMGVPVPGHGPLSGYHCPSFPSRAIKSEYPDHYAHPHEAAPAYAYPEAYPNSSPAVPDVPDVILKLLQLEPDEAHVKGRILACLQQEQAKSRHDKLSPFGLMCKMADQTLFAIVEWARSCLFFKELEVGDQMKLLQNCWSELLVFDHIFRQVQYGKEHSMLLVTGQEVDMSTIATQAGSILNNLVLRAQELALHLHSLQVDRQEFVCLKFLILFSLDVKYLENSSLAKDAQEKANGALLEYTICHYPHATDKFRQLLLRLADIRSLSMQAEEYLYHKHLSGEVPCNNLLIEMLHAKRT, from the exons ATGGATTATTCCTACGACGAGGACCTGGACGAGCTGTGCCCCGTCTGCGGGGACAAGGTCTCCGGCTACCACTACGGACTGCTCACCTGCGAGAGCTGCAAG ggcttcttCAAGAGAACCGTGCAGAACAACAAGCACTACACGTGTACAGAGACACAGAACTGCAAGATCGACAAGACGCAGCGCAAGAGGTGCCCCTACTGCCGCTTCCAGAAGTGCCTGACGGTGGGGATGAGGCTTGAAG ccGTGCGCGCCGACCGCATGCGAGGGGGACGGAACAAGTTCGGGCCCATGTACAAGCGAGACCGTGCcttaaagcagcagaagaaagcgcTGATCCGCGCCAACGGCTTCAAGCTGGAGACGGCGCCGCAGATCGTGTCCCCCGTGCAGGCGGACTACGGCCTGCCCGCCTCCCTGCACGGCGTGGCCCACCCGGCCTCCAAAGGGCTGCAGCCCACCGCCATGACGCCCGTCGACTACGAGCGGAGCCCCTACGGGACCCCGGCCATGGGCGtgccggtgccgggccacgggcCGCTCTCGGGCTACCACTGCCCGTCCTTCCCCAGCCGGGCCATCAAGTCCGAGTACCCCGACCACTACGCACACCCCCACGAGGCCGCCCCGGCCTACGCCTACCCGGAGGCCTACCCCAACAGCTCGCCGGCCGTGCCCGACGTCCCGGACGTGATCCTGAAGCTGCTGCAGCTGGAGCCCGACGAGGCGCACGTCAAAGGGCGCATCCTGGCCTGCCTGCAGCAGGAGCAGGCCAAGAGCCGCCACGACAAGCTCAGCCCCTTCGGCCTGATGTGTAAGATGGCCGACCAGACCCTCTTCGCCATCGTCGAGTGGGCCCGCAGCTGCCTCTTCTTCAAGGAGCTGGAG GTGGGAGACCAGATGAAGCTGCTGCAGAACTGCTGGAGTGAGCTGCTGGTTTTTGACCACATCTTTCGGCAAGTGCAGTATGGGAAGGAGCACAGCATGCTGCTGGTGACAGGCCAGGAG GTGGACATGTCGACAATCGCTACTCAGGCAGGGTCTATCTTGAACAACCTGGTGCtgagggcacaagaactggcacTCCACTTGCATTCCCTCCAAGTAGACAGGCAGGAGTTCGTCTGCTTGAAGTTCCTAATCCTCTTCAGTCTTg ATGTAAAGTACCTGGAGAATTCCAGCCTAGCAAAAGATGCCCAGGAGAAAGCCAATGGTGCGCTGCTGGAGTACACCATCTGCCACTATCCTCACGCCACGGACAAATTCCGGCAGCTGCTTCTCCGGCTAGCCGACATCCGGTCTCTCAGTATGCAGGCTGAGGAGTACCTCTACCACAAGCACCTGAGCGGGGAGGTGCCTTGTAACAACCTTCTGATCGAAATGCTGCACGCCAAGCGGACTTGA
- the NR5A1 gene encoding steroidogenic factor 1 isoform X2, which yields MRGGRNKFGPMYKRDRALKQQKKALIRANGFKLETAPQIVSPVQADYGLPASLHGVAHPASKGLQPTAMTPVDYERSPYGTPAMGVPVPGHGPLSGYHCPSFPSRAIKSEYPDHYAHPHEAAPAYAYPEAYPNSSPAVPDVPDVILKLLQLEPDEAHVKGRILACLQQEQAKSRHDKLSPFGLMCKMADQTLFAIVEWARSCLFFKELEVGDQMKLLQNCWSELLVFDHIFRQVQYGKEHSMLLVTGQEVDMSTIATQAGSILNNLVLRAQELALHLHSLQVDRQEFVCLKFLILFSLDVKYLENSSLAKDAQEKANGALLEYTICHYPHATDKFRQLLLRLADIRSLSMQAEEYLYHKHLSGEVPCNNLLIEMLHAKRT from the exons ATGCGAGGGGGACGGAACAAGTTCGGGCCCATGTACAAGCGAGACCGTGCcttaaagcagcagaagaaagcgcTGATCCGCGCCAACGGCTTCAAGCTGGAGACGGCGCCGCAGATCGTGTCCCCCGTGCAGGCGGACTACGGCCTGCCCGCCTCCCTGCACGGCGTGGCCCACCCGGCCTCCAAAGGGCTGCAGCCCACCGCCATGACGCCCGTCGACTACGAGCGGAGCCCCTACGGGACCCCGGCCATGGGCGtgccggtgccgggccacgggcCGCTCTCGGGCTACCACTGCCCGTCCTTCCCCAGCCGGGCCATCAAGTCCGAGTACCCCGACCACTACGCACACCCCCACGAGGCCGCCCCGGCCTACGCCTACCCGGAGGCCTACCCCAACAGCTCGCCGGCCGTGCCCGACGTCCCGGACGTGATCCTGAAGCTGCTGCAGCTGGAGCCCGACGAGGCGCACGTCAAAGGGCGCATCCTGGCCTGCCTGCAGCAGGAGCAGGCCAAGAGCCGCCACGACAAGCTCAGCCCCTTCGGCCTGATGTGTAAGATGGCCGACCAGACCCTCTTCGCCATCGTCGAGTGGGCCCGCAGCTGCCTCTTCTTCAAGGAGCTGGAG GTGGGAGACCAGATGAAGCTGCTGCAGAACTGCTGGAGTGAGCTGCTGGTTTTTGACCACATCTTTCGGCAAGTGCAGTATGGGAAGGAGCACAGCATGCTGCTGGTGACAGGCCAGGAG GTGGACATGTCGACAATCGCTACTCAGGCAGGGTCTATCTTGAACAACCTGGTGCtgagggcacaagaactggcacTCCACTTGCATTCCCTCCAAGTAGACAGGCAGGAGTTCGTCTGCTTGAAGTTCCTAATCCTCTTCAGTCTTg ATGTAAAGTACCTGGAGAATTCCAGCCTAGCAAAAGATGCCCAGGAGAAAGCCAATGGTGCGCTGCTGGAGTACACCATCTGCCACTATCCTCACGCCACGGACAAATTCCGGCAGCTGCTTCTCCGGCTAGCCGACATCCGGTCTCTCAGTATGCAGGCTGAGGAGTACCTCTACCACAAGCACCTGAGCGGGGAGGTGCCTTGTAACAACCTTCTGATCGAAATGCTGCACGCCAAGCGGACTTGA